A window from Scleropages formosus chromosome 17, fSclFor1.1, whole genome shotgun sequence encodes these proteins:
- the hspb11 gene encoding intraflagellar transport protein 25 homolog isoform X2 → MTEDGAAAEVVLVTSGDEKHPPENITDRKMETFWMSTGMFPQEFIIRLSSAVKISLITVHSYNVRDLKIEKTTSNDITEFEPLAEKEFECTEGHLQTNDFSFNATTATRLRFIITSGYDHFISVHNVTVDGKYE, encoded by the exons ATGACGGAGGACGGAGCGGCCGCCGAGGTGGTCTTGGTAACGTCCGGAGATGAGAAGCACCCGCCGGAGAACATAACGGACAG AAAGATGGAGACCTTCTGGATGTCCACGGGCATGTTTCCACAGGAGTTCATCATCCGTCTGAGCAGCGCCGTCAAGATCTCCCTCATAACTGTGCACAGCTACAACG TGAGGGATCTTAAAATCGAGAAAACCACTTCAAACGACATCACAGAGTTTGAGCCTCTCGCAGAAAAGG AATTTGAATGTACAGAAGGCCATCTTCaaacaaatgatttttct TTCAATGCCACGACCGCAACACGCTTGCGGTTCATCATTACATCAGGATACgatcattttatttcagtgcacAACGTGACTGTTGATGGAAAGTATGAATAA
- the smn1 gene encoding survival motor neuron protein 1 isoform X2: protein MANGYKEVLFCRGGGQSEDSDIWDDTALIKAYDKAVASFKNALKGEETPATVKEDKPGKKRKNNKKNRSRKKSNALPDKQWKVGDACWAFWSEDGNLYSATVSSIDHEKGTCMVVYADYGNEEEQNLADLLSESYEEDAETQDVSQKEGHFSTDESDKSSVQPLSSHQHRSKPRHRDSSGPSTWSPGFPNVPPPPPQVPGYRMNEPKLGSPAPGFPAWPPVIPYGPPMIPPPPPMSPDTLEDDEALSSMLIAWYMSGYHTGYYLGLKQAQKEAASRKHSQHK, encoded by the exons ATGGCAAATGGGTATAAAGAAGTTCTTTTCTGCCGAGGCGGCGGACAG AGTGAAGACTCCGACATATGGGATGACACGGCTCTCATAAAGGCCTACGACAAGGCCGTTGCATCATTTAAG AATGCATTAAAAGGAGAGGAGACCCCAGCAACCGTCAAAGAAGACAAACCTGGAAAGAAAcggaaaaacaacaaaaagaacagaAGCAGGAAGAAGAGTAATGCCCTACCTGACAAACAG TGGAAAGTTGGGGATGCCTGCTGGGCCTTCTGGTCTGAAGACGGTAACTTGTACTCGGCCACCGTCTCCTCGATAGACCACGAGAAGGGGACTTGCATGGTCGTCTACGCTGATTATGGGaatgaggaagagcagaacCTAGCAGACCTTCTCTCTGAGAGTTATGAAGAGGATGCTGAAACCCAAGATGTCTCTCAG AAAGAGGGCCACTTTTCTACTGATGAAAGTGACAAATCATCTGTCCAGCCTCTGTCAAGCCACCAGCACAGGTCTAAACCAAGACATAGAGACTCATCTGGGCCCTCCACGTGGAGCCCTGGCTTCCCTaatgttcctcctcctcctcctcaagtACCAGGCTATAGGATG AATGAGCCAAAGCTTGGCAGCCCTGCACCTGGTTTTCCTGCCTGGCCTCCAGTGATTCCATATGGACCACCT AtgattcctcctcctcctccaatgAGTCCAGATACCCTGGAAGATGATGAAGCTTTGAGCAGCATGCTGATCGCCTGGTACATGAGCGGTTACCACACGGGCTATTACCTG GGACTGAAACAAGCTCAAAAGGAGGCTGCCTCACGAAAACATTCCCAGCACAAATGA
- the smn1 gene encoding survival motor neuron protein 1 isoform X1 — protein sequence MANGYKEVLFCRGGGQSEDSDIWDDTALIKAYDKAVASFKNALKGEETPATVKEDKPGKKRKNNKKNRSRKKSNALPDKQWKVGDACWAFWSEDGNLYSATVSSIDHEKGTCMVVYADYGNEEEQNLADLLSESYEEDAETQDVSQQKEGHFSTDESDKSSVQPLSSHQHRSKPRHRDSSGPSTWSPGFPNVPPPPPQVPGYRMNEPKLGSPAPGFPAWPPVIPYGPPMIPPPPPMSPDTLEDDEALSSMLIAWYMSGYHTGYYLGLKQAQKEAASRKHSQHK from the exons ATGGCAAATGGGTATAAAGAAGTTCTTTTCTGCCGAGGCGGCGGACAG AGTGAAGACTCCGACATATGGGATGACACGGCTCTCATAAAGGCCTACGACAAGGCCGTTGCATCATTTAAG AATGCATTAAAAGGAGAGGAGACCCCAGCAACCGTCAAAGAAGACAAACCTGGAAAGAAAcggaaaaacaacaaaaagaacagaAGCAGGAAGAAGAGTAATGCCCTACCTGACAAACAG TGGAAAGTTGGGGATGCCTGCTGGGCCTTCTGGTCTGAAGACGGTAACTTGTACTCGGCCACCGTCTCCTCGATAGACCACGAGAAGGGGACTTGCATGGTCGTCTACGCTGATTATGGGaatgaggaagagcagaacCTAGCAGACCTTCTCTCTGAGAGTTATGAAGAGGATGCTGAAACCCAAGATGTCTCTCAG caGAAAGAGGGCCACTTTTCTACTGATGAAAGTGACAAATCATCTGTCCAGCCTCTGTCAAGCCACCAGCACAGGTCTAAACCAAGACATAGAGACTCATCTGGGCCCTCCACGTGGAGCCCTGGCTTCCCTaatgttcctcctcctcctcctcaagtACCAGGCTATAGGATG AATGAGCCAAAGCTTGGCAGCCCTGCACCTGGTTTTCCTGCCTGGCCTCCAGTGATTCCATATGGACCACCT AtgattcctcctcctcctccaatgAGTCCAGATACCCTGGAAGATGATGAAGCTTTGAGCAGCATGCTGATCGCCTGGTACATGAGCGGTTACCACACGGGCTATTACCTG GGACTGAAACAAGCTCAAAAGGAGGCTGCCTCACGAAAACATTCCCAGCACAAATGA
- the hspb11 gene encoding intraflagellar transport protein 25 homolog isoform X1: MTEDGAAAEVVLVTSGDEKHPPENITDRKMETFWMSTGMFPQEFIIRLSSAVKISLITVHSYNVRDLKIEKTTSNDITEFEPLAEKEFECTEGHLQTNDFSVSKALLDLGDLCYLCRYCDNCIKFLLQFNATTATRLRFIITSGYDHFISVHNVTVDGKYE; encoded by the exons ATGACGGAGGACGGAGCGGCCGCCGAGGTGGTCTTGGTAACGTCCGGAGATGAGAAGCACCCGCCGGAGAACATAACGGACAG AAAGATGGAGACCTTCTGGATGTCCACGGGCATGTTTCCACAGGAGTTCATCATCCGTCTGAGCAGCGCCGTCAAGATCTCCCTCATAACTGTGCACAGCTACAACG TGAGGGATCTTAAAATCGAGAAAACCACTTCAAACGACATCACAGAGTTTGAGCCTCTCGCAGAAAAGG AATTTGAATGTACAGAAGGCCATCTTCaaacaaatgatttttctgTAAGTAAAGCACTTTTAGACCTAGGTGATTTATGCTATTTGTGTAGATACTGCGATAATTGTATTAAATTTCTTTTGCAGTTCAATGCCACGACCGCAACACGCTTGCGGTTCATCATTACATCAGGATACgatcattttatttcagtgcacAACGTGACTGTTGATGGAAAGTATGAATAA
- the mccc2 gene encoding methylcrotonoyl-CoA carboxylase beta chain, mitochondrial translates to MILQSLRPSLRLLRCVSGSCGRFYHGDKVATLGSPPDPQSALYQENYERMQQLVQELKTKAEQIKLGGGEKARNLHTSRGKLLPRERIDRLLDPGSPFLEFSQFAAYQLYGKEEVPAGGIITGIGRVSGVECVIVANDATVKGGTYYPITVKKHLRAQEIAQQNHLPCIYLVDSGGANLPRQADVFPDRDHFGRIFYNQARLSSEGLAQIAVVMGSCTAGGAYVPAMADESVIVRKQGTIFLGGPPLVKAATGEEVSAEDLGGADLHCRKSGVTDHYALDDNHALHLARKAVRNLNYMKKMDVTVEPPEAPLFPADELYGIVGDNLKRNFDIREVIARIVDGSKFDEFKAFYGDTLVTGFSRIFGYPVGIIGNNGVLFSESAKKGTHFIELCCQRNIPLIFLQNITGFMVGREYEAGGIAKDGAKMVTAVACASVPKITVIIGGSYGAGNYGMCGRAYSPRFLYMWPNARISVMGGEQAATVLATITKDQRAREGKEFTAEQEAAMKEPIVKRFEEEGSPYYSSARLWDDGIIDPADTRLVLGLSLGAALNAPVTKTHFGVFRM, encoded by the exons ATGATTTTGCAAAGTCTCCGACCTTCGCTACGTTTGCTTCGCTGCGTGTCTGGATCGTGCGGTCGATTCTACCACGGCGATAAAGTAGCGACACTCGGCTCGCCGCCCGACCCGCAGTCGGCTCTTTATCAG GAAAACTATGAGCGAATGCAACAACTCGTCCAGGAACTGAagacaaaagcagaacaaatcAAACTCG GTGGCGGAGAGAAGGCCAGAAACCTGCACACATCCCGAGGAAAGCTGCTGCCCCGCGAGCGCATTGACAGGCTCCTTGACCCAGG CTCCCCTTTCCTGGAGTTCTCTCAGTTTGCTGCATATCAGCTGTATGGGAAAGAGGAGGTTCCAGCTGGGGGCATCATCACAGGGATCGGTAGAGTTTCAGG GGTAGAGTGTGTTATAGTGGCTAATGATGCCACTGTCAAAGGAGGCACCTATTATCCGATTACAGTCAAAAAGCACCTCAGGGCCCAAGAAATAGCTCAGCAAAATCACCTACCATGCATATACTTGG TCGATTCTGGTGGGGCCAACTTGCCCAGACAGGCAGATGTGTTTCCTGACCGCGATCACTTTGGACGCATCTTCTACAATCAAGCTCGCCTGTCTTCTGAAGGCTTAGCGCAG ATAGCAGTGGTGATGGGTTCCTGTACAGCTGGGGGTGCCTATGTCCCTGCCATGGCAGATGAAAGCGTCATTGTGCGAAAACAAGGAACCATTTTTCTTGGAGGGCCTCCTTTG GTAAAAGCAGCTACTGGTGAGGAGGTATCTGCTGAAGACCTGGGAGGTGCTGACCTTCACTGCAG GAAGTCTGGTGTCACTGACCATTATGCCTTGGATGACAATCATGCTCTCCATTTGGCTCGAAAAGCTGTACGAAACCTCAactatatgaaaaaaatggat GTCACAGTGGAGCCCCCTGAAGCTCCCCTTTTCCCAGCTGATGAGCTCTACGGCATCGTTGGggacaatttaaaaagaaactttgATATTCGAGAG GTTATTGCAAGAATAGTGGATGGAAGCAAATTTGATGAGTTCAAAGCGTTCTATGGAGATACTCTTGTTACAG GCTTCTCAAGAATATTTGGTTACCCTGTGGGAATCATTGGAAACAATGGAGTTCTCTTTTCAGAATCTGCAAAGAAA ggaacCCATTTCATTGAATTGTGCTGCCAAAGAAATATTCCACTGATTTTCCTCCAGAATATTACTG GTTTCATGGTTGGTAGAGAGTATGAGGCTGGGGGAATAGCTAAGGATGGAGCCAAGATGGTGACAGCAGTGGCCTGCGCCAGTGTACCCAAAATCACAGTAATTATTGGAGGGTCGTACGGTGCTGGCAACTATGGCATGTGTGGCAGGGCCTACAG CCCTAGGTTCTTGTACATGTGGCCCAACGCTCGGATCTCTGTGATGGGTGGGGAGCAGGCTGCCACCGTTCTAGCCACCATCACAAAGGACCAGAGAGCACGAGAGGGAAAAGAA TTTACAGCTGAGCAGGAAGCAGCAATGAAGGAACCCATAGTGAAGCGGTTTGAAGAAGAAGGAAGTCCATATTACTCCAGTGCCAG ACTCTGGGATGATGGGATCATCGACCCAGCTGACACGAGACTTGTGTTGGGACTCAGTCTTGGCGCTGCACTTAATGCTCCGGTGACAAAAACCCACTTTGGAGTGTTCAGGATGTAA